TGGTTTTCTACGGAGGAGGATAGAGATATCTAAGTTGCGAGATGTAAAACGACAGTGACCAGTACGCGTTCGAGTTATGCCCCGTCGCCTGTGGCCTATCCCCCGAGTTGTCGGCGTCCTAGCCCCTACGTGCATTTTCACATATTCTCAGGTCTGCGCAAGCAGATTCCTACGTGTGCTCTGCAGTCTAAAGTCTGCAAGTTGGAAAACGAACCTGGAAAAAGTCCGCGAGAGACGGCTCGCCATGCGCGTTTTCGTTTGCCTGCTTATGCTGAGCAAGCCGCCGAACAAAGCCTTCTCGGTCGTTGTGTCCtggacgcagaagaacgagaaacaaTTCACTCAAACTGCTCAGCCATCTCAACGGTATCTGCACGCTAGATTGGCGCCTGTCATGAGTTGAAATCCAGAGACCTTGGGAACTGAAAACCAAAAATTGTGAGGTGAACACAGAACTCGAAAACTGAGGTCCTCTACACCTCCGAGGCCATTCAagtgcttctctcctcttcagacACCCTTTCCCGTAGACCCACAAACACACTGATAGTTCCACAGTTCAACGTTCTGTTATTTACGTCATCCAACTAGTACTTCCCAGTAGACAGAACTCTAGACGGCAAAAGAGAGTCTCGCGACGGACTCGGAGTCGTCCGTCTTCATGCCAAGAGCAAACACTAAACAGCTCCGACCAGAATAGTCAGGAAGAATAGTCAGAAGAGCACCCGCGAAAGTTCACATCGATGTACCTGGAGCTGTTCCCCCCcgacatatacatagatacgTGCACAGCTGTCTACTTTGGCAGGTCAGTCTCAACTGGCATGCGTCTAAATGCCtcaatgcatgcatatatatatatatatatatatatatatatatgtatatgtatatgtatatatatatgtatatatatgtttatgtatatgtatataggtGTACATGCGAACACTGTTTCGTAACACTCGTTTTCACGTGAGGTGAACGCAGAGGAGCAACGCGATCTGACCTGGAATGATCTGGTTTTGAGGCACATTCATCATGCGCTCTTCGCACTGGGCGTCAGCGGATTTCAGAATGATGACGTAGTCGGGTGCTTTGAGGGGATCAAATTCCATTTCTGGAGGCGGCGGTTCTTTTCCACTGGGTTCTTCCGAGTCTCCAGCGgtctctccatcttcgttCGAGTCTTCTGggccttcgttttcctttttcttcggcCGCAAAAACAACGCTTTTGCTTCTTGATACGTTCTGAGGAAGCAAGAAACGAATCAGAAGCTCCAGAAGCTTCGCGGGTCTACTCAAAGCCGCTCACCTTCACGGCTAGGGATCGCATGCTGTCACGGAAATGTGTCTAAAGAACAACGCCTCAAACCTGCCGGGAACTTCccgggagagaaacgcgagctCTTAAACAGGTTTTCCATGGAGTTCACACGCAACTGCAGGGGAGAGCTTGGGAGCGACAAGGTACACAGCGAAAATGAGGTAGAACTTCGAGAAAGGCCTCGTTGAATTATTCTCTCAAATGCCCTTCTTAGGATCACTCCCGCGTTTAACATGAGAAATCAAAGCTCTCATTGCGCGTGGGCATCCTAGTCTAACAAAGGATGGCGTAAATACTAAGAAACCACCCGCGGTGATTCGCGAATATCTCGTACTCACACACGCGACCcaccgcagagaggaagTTAAACTTTCAGCTTCTGAAGCGAAAACGCAGTCCCTTCTCCCGCCATTCTACCAACGCACGCAGTTCTTTGTCCTCCTATGTATGTATTTTCGTGCAGAtgaaaacacacagaaataCAGATATACAGGGGGAGAAGTGAATTTGCAACGTGTACctacagacagacagagggacAGGTAGACAGATAAATAGGGAACGGAGGGTGCTTCCCTGAATTGAGTCGCGTTCCGTGCGCTTAGTACGAAGGGTCGTTGAGTCTCGGATTGGGACGTACCTGGGATATCCATCGAGCACAAATCCCCTGAATCTGCAGACGTTTTCACTGAGTTTTGAGTTGAAGATTTTCGTCATTGTCTCCACGTCGAACCTCACATGTCGACTCGTGCTTGCCCCCGAATTGTTCCCGTTGCTAGGAgtgtttgttttcttctttttcatgTCTTCCACCAATTGAGACCATTTTTCTCGAAGCAGAATTCCTAACTCGTCGCCCTTCACTTTTGACGCTTCAACGATATCTTGTGTCCGTACAGCTGGAGTATTGAATGTCGCCGCCACTAAGCCAGTCAGCAGGCTCTTTCCACTTCCCGGCGGACCTGGAGACAAGCGAGGCCAAACGGCTTCAGATTTTCTCCTTATTGTCGAAGGATAGTGAAATCCCACTCGTTaagctgtcttaagcagtccagtggggtggtgaTGTACAGCAATCctaaagaacttggttgtgTGTATATCATAACTGAAGTCCTTTCCACTGTTCTCTGAACGACCATGTCTATGTTGATTCGAATTCAGGTTCTGCGTCACAGTAGAACAATCATGAAAAACTGGGTTGcctgtatctcataactcGAGTCACActcagtatcctaggtacgaccatgtctctgtttattcaAGCTCATCTTGTGCACCAGTCACAAGAGGAGCGTGCATCAACGCAGTTGTTCGTTGGAACTTGCGAAACCGTCTGCGGTCGCGAATCGGCACACTCTCTGCTTCCGTCGTGTCACTGGGTCCTGAAGCATTTTCGCTTCTATGCCGCTGGACGTACCGGCAATGAGGATTTTGACTTGTCGCAAGCTCCTCCATTTACAGAATTCTGCGGCGACTTTGTCGATGTTCGCTGGGAGACCTTCTTTACAGAACCAGGGGAAGTCGGGGGCTGTCATTTCGGCTGACGGAACCATGCGCAAGTCGACAGTGAAAAGGTCGGCGTTTTCGGCGAGCACGGCCTGTTCAGCTGTAacttcttcgacttcgtaCGGCTCCGCCACGCGGTTCACAATTGTCTGAACGATGTCGTACTGCGTCACATGGGATGAATCCACCGCGAGGTGGTAGGATTCCTCGCTGGTGCCCTCTGCCAGTCTCCTAACAAGACTCGCGAGGTCGCGCGTGTGGACGGTCGGCACGAAGTTGTTTCCCGGGCCTGAATACGAGAGATTCAACGCCCAGTGGAAACACAGACTGGGGAAAAGTGAAGTCCGCGATGTCGAAAAACGGTGACAAAAGAGCAGACGGGGTGCTGAACGGAGAAAACGTGGAGACATATTCGCTAGCGCATCCGCCCTGGTGGTGGTCTGCGATGCGTCCTATGGTGAAACTGCCTGGTTTCTTGCAGGGTTCGGTGTGTGCTGCTGAGCACTCTATTTTTGTAACGTCCCCAGGTGCAAACCTGCGTTTGTGTGGATGACAGAGGTGCGTGTGAGAAGAAACCTGGTTCGCAACACATCAACATCACTCCCGTGTAGGGATAATGTTTGCACGCGCAGTCGTGGATGCCTGAAAGAAACGCATCCGTGAAGCAAGGTGAAGCTACTGCCTGTTCGCTGCAGAACCAAAGAGGCGTATGTTGACACTCGGTTAGATTGCCTTGTTTATCTGGCGAAGTCGGCGAAGTGCGCTCACTGATAATCTTGTGAGAATGAAGGCCTAACCATGCCGCTTTGAATGCAGAATAAAAAGGACCTTCGCCCTGTCCGTACATTGCTCCTGCTGCAACAACGTATGTTGTCAGGTTCTCTTTGGATCCCAGAGACATAACGAGAGTCTCTATGGTCTTCCACTTCTCGTAGCGTGCCGCTGGAATGCGACGTTCGAATTCGGCCCCCGTTAGCAGTTTTGGCTTTAGAGTTCTCTCAGGAGGGCTCGATCTGCGGTGTTTCCGGAGGCGATAAATGGACTTTGTACCTTTGAATCTCGCAGGCAGTGgctcatcttcttcctgtgcTGCCCCCTCTTCTGTGTGCCCGttttcagctgtctcctctgcctcacTGTCGTCGCTGTTATCCTCAGAGTCGTCGTCGTCCACCTCATCCCGACTGTCGCCACCTCCATTTTCTTCCCCGTCACCTGCATGTTCAGATCGGGCCCCACTCAACGGTTCGTcgccgttttcctcttgcgTGTCATCTTCTGAATCACGTTCTACGAACTCCTGTTTGGTTCTCGCCCAAACCATAACAGACGATATTAGTACGAACACTGTCGGTTTCTCGATCGCTACTCGACGGAGTTTCTTAACAATGTCTTCCACTTCGTCCGGATCCGTGTTGTGGAGGTCGTACACAATCAGCGAACACGATAGAAGATTCTTGAGCAATTGCTGTGGATTTCGTTTGAAGATCAGCCGGCGAATCGCAGCGGGAACAGGCAACCGACTCGGCTCTCTATTGCATTCGGCATCATCCCGTGTTGCTGGCGACGTTTCTTTATCTGTCTCATCTCGGCTGGCTTTTGCAGTTCCAAACATTCGGTTTGTGACTCCATTGAATCGGCGCAGTCCAGCACACAGGGCGTATCCTGTGTAAGTGTCAACGTGGTTAATGAAGATTCTCATCTCTCAGACAGCCGAAAAGAAATTTCACGCCAAGGAGTTTTCGACAGCTAATTTTATCTAGGGAAGCTCGACACAAACATCGGAGCGGCTGACCACTATCTTCGCATCTTATCTATCCTGAAAAAAGGGAACTAATTTAACGCTCTGGGAAGTTGGCGGGATACTAGTTGAGGCCCGACGACACCACCGCGGTTCCCGGTGGTCACCGATATGTAGTTTACTTTTGCCAAGTCAATCACCAGGCATCAAGATTAGGACGAAGCTTTTCACCCTTCGAGTGGAATAACGCAACTGAATAGTGTGTTGTAGTCTGTTTTAGGTACAGTGCCGTGTCACTTCAAACACAAGGCACTTTTTTGCCCTCACAGGCGGGAAGAAGCATCTCACGTGTGCCAGCTGCGGTCAAGGCAGTAATCGGCAGTCAAACGAGCTTAAAGCCTGTTTTCACCACATTTTGCATGACGAACACATTTAAGCGTCTCAACGTTGCACGTCCCTTTGCAACCGGTGCCATCAGTGCATGTTGCCTGCGGCTCTTCACATAAGGTTGAGGTTTCCCGTTCGCACGGGAGGC
This Toxoplasma gondii ME49 chromosome VIII, whole genome shotgun sequence DNA region includes the following protein-coding sequences:
- a CDS encoding Dpy-30 motif protein (encoded by transcript TGME49_230460) — translated: MRIFINHVDTYTGYALCAGLRRFNGVTNRMFGTAKASRDETDKETSPATRDDAECNREPSRLPVPAAIRRLIFKRNPQQLLKNLLSCSLIVYDLHNTDPDEVEDIVKKLRRVAIEKPTVFVLISSVMVWARTKQEFVERDSEDDTQEENGDEPLSGARSEHAGDGEENGGGDSRDEVDDDDSEDNSDDSEAEETAENGHTEEGAAQEEDEPLPARFKGTKSIYRLRKHRRSSPPERTLKPKLLTGAEFERRIPAARYEKWKTIETLVMSLGSKENLTTYVVAAGAMYGQGEGPFYSAFKAAWLGLHSHKIISPGNNFVPTVHTRDLASLVRRLAEGTSEESYHLAVDSSHVTQYDIVQTIVNRVAEPYEVEEVTAEQAVLAENADLFTVDLRMVPSAEMTAPDFPWFCKEGLPANIDKVAAEFCKWRSLRQVKILIAGPPGSGKSLLTGLVAATFNTPAVRTQDIVEASKVKGDELGILLREKWSQLVEDMKKKKTNTPSNGNNSGASTSRHVRFDVETMTKIFNSKLSENVCRFRGFVLDGYPRTYQEAKALFLRPKKKENEGPEDSNEDGETAGDSEEPSGKEPPPPEMEFDPLKAPDYVIILKSADAQCEERMMNVPQNQIIPGHNDREGFVRRLAQHKQANENAHGEPSLADFFQERRREVLTLDVDGKSAEDILECARVYIEKDGRFFNFLKSERQSLLEREAELQRELQEAQRKEAEEEQLAREEERLVLAERRRRDLHRLEKIAQHEREVIMARSIPLRRYLMQAVVPALSEGLLQVCRVMPEDPVDFLAEFLLAEAQKTANCLPTEL